GACACATGATCAAGAGTTAATTTTGGCTTCTGCTTGGAATTTAGGAAGTCCCATCGACTTATTTACATCTACTTCATAGCAGAAGTTTTTAGCATATTGTCCGGCGTTTTTGTCAAGGAATTGTTGAACTTCCTGAGCATTTTCGGCCTCCCAAAGGCAGGTACCAGTTTTGCCATCCGTAGCAGGAAAAACTCCATGTAATTTTAAATTGTTAGGCAGTTTTTTTGTAATTTCTTCTGCAGCGCCCCAGAAGCTTTCTGGATCACTGATGTTGTGATGAGCAATAACTAACATGGTTTTTAAGATTAAAATTGACAATGGAATGGAGCTTCTTAATTAATACCTTGCAACAAAGAGATTAATCAATAGAAAACTACATTAAAAAAACAGTCTTTATATTTGCCAGTTTTTTCCCTGTAGGCATGTTCTTGTATTTTATTAAAGTTAATCATTTTTAACCTAAATATCAGACTATTAATCTCCTACAAACAATCACCGAATCCTAGTATCCTTATAGCCCAGACTGCTCCTTTTCAATTAATTCCATATAAGTTTACATCAAATGGATGATCTTATCAATTCTATAATTTAATATGAAATTGCAATCACTGCCTGCCATTTCGGCCAGCTATAATCATTTTACAGTAGTTGGCCCAGTTATTAAATCATTTTACCTTGTTGGTTTATGAATTACAATAACATTCACCGCTTTTTGCTAAAATACTATATCAAATAATTGTTTTACCGTATATTTATATAATTAAAATTAAATTACAGTATAAAAATCAATTTTACCGTAACCAATAACACATGGCACTAAGAACTGTTGGCAATTTATGGCTACGGGAGCATTTCAATCTCAAAAAATACCGCCTGACACATTATTCATACATAGGTAGTAATGAGAAAGTAAAACTGAATATACAAGGAGAAGTCAGTCAAATTTACGGAAGAAAATATGCACCTGACAATGATACACCTTTAGCTCATATTGTTTTCTCATTAAAATACGATGATTTAGATCTTCCATTTCTAAAAGCAGTTTTCAATCAGCTTAGTCCACAGGAAATTATAGATTTTATTTCGGCATCCCCATCAGGCAAGTACGCGCGTAAAATCGGTTTCTTATATGAATTTCTTTTGGGTATAGAATTAGATCTGCCTTATCTAATTTCGGGTAACTATACCGACCTGCTGGAGGAAAACGAATATATAACAGGCCTGGTCATAAAAGATAGCCGTTGGCGGATTAATAACAACTTATTAGGTACTTCTATATTTTGCCCGGTGATCAGAAGAACGGCTGTTTTAAATCAACTACTAAGCACAGATATTGGATTGCAGATCGAAAACTTAAAGGCAAATTATTCAGCGGACGTTTTTCGGAGGGCTACCAATTATTTGTATAGTAAAGAAACCCGCTCCTCATATGAAATAGAAAAGGAAAAACCATCGGCAGAGCGGATGAACCGATTTATCGCCCTATTAATGCAAGCAGGCAGGGAGCCAAGCGAACAAATGCTTAGTGAAGCAAGTTTGACCACGTTACAAAACTCGATTGTTGACCCACGCTTTGCTTCTCCCGGCTTTCGGGATTTTCAAAATTATATCGGCCAATCATTACCTTATGGCAATGAGCTAATCCATTATATCTGTCCGCCACCACAATATTTGGCCTCATTAATGGATGGGCTAAAGATAATCGCAGATAAAACAGAAGGTACATCCCCTATCATAAGAGCCGCAATAATCGCTTTTGGATTTGTGTTCATTCATCCATTTGAGGATGGAAACGGACGATTGCACCGTTTCCTGATACACGACATGTTGGTTAGGGATGGCGTGGTGCCGGATGGTTTAATTATTCCGGTATCCGCTCACATGCTCAACAATATGCAGGAATATGATGGGGCATTGGAGCAATACTCCAAGCCACTAATTCAGCAGATCAGTTATACAAAAAAAACAGATGGAACATTAGAGGTCACTAATCCTGAAGAAGTCGAAGCTTATTTTCGTTATCCTGACCTAACAGTGCAATGTGTTTTTTTAGCTCAAACCATACAGGAAACCATCAACCAGGATATGCCGGAAGAGTTAGAATTTATACAGTACTACGATGAATTGAAACGGGAGTTGCAGAACATTGTTGATATGCCGGATAAAGATATTAATTTGATGATTATGTTCTTACATCAAAATAAAGGCACGTTTCCTAACAGGCGGCGCAAAGACTTTGCTAAATTAACGGAAGAAGAAATAGCAAGTATGGAAACTGCTTATAAGGACATTTTTATTGACAACGATAAATAAGTAGTCGTTGTTTTACTGGAATGCATGAGTTAGGACACTTTTTATAGCATTCTTACAAACCAAATTCTTGATTCTTTCTTATAGCTAAGATACTTTAACCAATCATTACTTGCTTATGTATTTTTTGCAACTACCGGATTACAGCCCTACTTACGGTAAAAGTAGGGATACTTGATCCGGAATATCCAGTATTTTGAGCTCATTCGACGCAGCGCGCAAATTGTAGCAGCTATTGCGTAAATACCGAATTAATTATGCTTAGGTAATAAGCTATTATGACTAAAAAACGTGCAGTTTCTGTTTTTTAGGCAGGTGGTAATGAAGAAAACTCAATAAAAAATCAAGGAAAGTGTTGGACTAATGTTGGACTAAAATAAATCAGGCTTTCAGAATTACTCTAAAAGCCTGATTATCAGGTGGAGAATACCGGAGTCGAACCGGTGACCTCTTGCATGCCATGCAAGCGCTCTAGCCAGCTGAGCTAATTCCCCATGAATATATGTACACTGACAAGTGTAAACCTGTCTTCCTCTTTCGGGACTGCAAAACTAAAAGTTCAACGCAATAATCCAAAAATTATTTAAGCTATCTGAATAAATAATTTTGGAGCACTTTACTCACAGTTTACCCTTGATTATCGACTTAACACAACCATCGACATTAACCATTAATAATCAGACAAATAAAAACCTACCTTTCAAAAACCAATGATTCAGCATTCGCACCTAAATCTTCCAGTATTTTACAAATATCAGTGATGAATTTTTCTGGCCCACAAACATAAAAATGCTGTGAAAAGTTTTTAACTGTTTCTTTCAGGTAGATTTCATCGATATATTGTTCTTTAAAACCCACTACATTCTCACGAGTAAACACTTTATAAAAGTCAGAACCAAGCATTTCGGTTAATTCATTATCGAGTATTACATCATGGGAGGTTTTATTAGAAAAAATCAAGGAATTGCCGGGAAGCATTCCTTTAACTTTCAAACTTCTTAAAATAGCAATAAATGGAGTAATCCCCGCTCCTCCGGCAATAAAAACACCAGTCCCTTTATATTCAATTGTTCCCCACGGATCACCAATAATCAATTCAGTGCCAGCATTAATTTTACCCAACTCATTGGTTACACCCTTATGATCCTCGTAAATTTTAATAATAAACTCCAGGTAATCCCATTGATTTAAACTGGTAAATGTAAAAGGTCGTTTTTCATCCTCCATACCCGGCAAGTTTATTGAAACTTCAGTTGCCTGTCCAGGTTCAAAAACAAAGCCGGCAGGTTTTTCAACCCTAAAGCGTTTTACATCATGGGTGATATATTCGGCCGATATT
Above is a window of Solitalea lacus DNA encoding:
- a CDS encoding Fic family protein, encoding MALRTVGNLWLREHFNLKKYRLTHYSYIGSNEKVKLNIQGEVSQIYGRKYAPDNDTPLAHIVFSLKYDDLDLPFLKAVFNQLSPQEIIDFISASPSGKYARKIGFLYEFLLGIELDLPYLISGNYTDLLEENEYITGLVIKDSRWRINNNLLGTSIFCPVIRRTAVLNQLLSTDIGLQIENLKANYSADVFRRATNYLYSKETRSSYEIEKEKPSAERMNRFIALLMQAGREPSEQMLSEASLTTLQNSIVDPRFASPGFRDFQNYIGQSLPYGNELIHYICPPPQYLASLMDGLKIIADKTEGTSPIIRAAIIAFGFVFIHPFEDGNGRLHRFLIHDMLVRDGVVPDGLIIPVSAHMLNNMQEYDGALEQYSKPLIQQISYTKKTDGTLEVTNPEEVEAYFRYPDLTVQCVFLAQTIQETINQDMPEELEFIQYYDELKRELQNIVDMPDKDINLMIMFLHQNKGTFPNRRRKDFAKLTEEEIASMETAYKDIFIDNDK
- a CDS encoding FAD-binding oxidoreductase, with protein sequence MEQQHTVKIISAEYITHDVKRFRVEKPAGFVFEPGQATEVSINLPGMEDEKRPFTFTSLNQWDYLEFIIKIYEDHKGVTNELGKINAGTELIIGDPWGTIEYKGTGVFIAGGAGITPFIAILRSLKVKGMLPGNSLIFSNKTSHDVILDNELTEMLGSDFYKVFTRENVVGFKEQYIDEIYLKETVKNFSQHFYVCGPEKFITDICKILEDLGANAESLVFER